GGCGTCCTTCGCCCCGTGGCGCCCTCGTCACGGGACGCCCGGGTCGCGAGAATCGCCGCATGACCACCACCGCACCTCATCCGCTCGTCGCCGGGGCCCGTCGGCTCGCGGACGGCCTGCTGGCCCCGTCCGCCCAGCACGTCGACCAGGACGTCGTGCCCGCGAGCCACATCGACGCCGTACGGCACTCGGGACTGCTGGGCGTGAGCGCGCCCGAGGAGTACGGCGGGGCGGGGGCCCCGGACCCGGTGGCCCGGGAGGTCGCGGAGATCCTGGCCGGGGCGTGCTGCTCCACCTGGTTCGTGCAGACCCAGCACCACACACCGGTCCGGCTGCTGACGAAGGCGGAGCCCGGACTCCCCGCCCGGGAACGCCTGCTGCGTCCGCTGGCGACCGGGGAACTGCTGGCCGGCATCGCCTACGCCCACGTCCGCTCCGCCTCCCGCACCCCGGTGCGGGCCGCCACCGAGCGGGGCGGCGTGCGCTTCGACGGCACCGTCCCCTGGTACACCGGCTGGGGTCTGAACGACGTGATGCTGCTCGCGGGCGTGACCGAGGCGGACGAGGTCGTGTTCGCCTTCGTCGACGCCCGCGAGCAGCCGGGACTGCGTCCTTCGCCGCCCCTGCGGCTCGCGGCGCTGACGGCCGCCCGCACGGTGTCCGTGAAGCTGGACGCCCTGTGGGTGCCAGGGGACGCCGTGGTGCTGCGCACCCCCCGCGAGGATTTCGCCCGCCTCGACCTGCCCCGCAGCACCAACACCTCGCCGGCCGTCTTCGGCGTGGCCCGCGCCGCGCTGGACCTGCTCGGCGACACACCGGACGAGCGGAGGACGGCCGACGCGCTGCGTGCCCGGCTCGACGAGGTCCGCACGCGGGCGTACGCCCTCGCGGACCATCCCGTCCCGCACGGACACGTCGAGGAACGGCTGGCGCTGCGGACCCGGGCGTACGACCTCCTGCGGGCGGCCACGGCGGCGGCGGTCGTCAGCGGCGGCGGACGCGCGACGAGCCTGGACAGCCCCGCCCAGCGGCTCGCCCGGGAGGGGATGTTCCTGCTGGTGCAGGGCCAGACGGCCCCGGTGCGCGAGGCGCATCTGGCCGCGCTGGCCGGCCTCTAGACCGCGACCGGCACCGGCGCGCCCCGGTCCGCCTCCGCGCGCGCGGGATGGCTCCACAG
This region of Streptomyces ambofaciens ATCC 23877 genomic DNA includes:
- a CDS encoding acyl-CoA dehydrogenase family protein, which encodes MTTTAPHPLVAGARRLADGLLAPSAQHVDQDVVPASHIDAVRHSGLLGVSAPEEYGGAGAPDPVAREVAEILAGACCSTWFVQTQHHTPVRLLTKAEPGLPARERLLRPLATGELLAGIAYAHVRSASRTPVRAATERGGVRFDGTVPWYTGWGLNDVMLLAGVTEADEVVFAFVDAREQPGLRPSPPLRLAALTAARTVSVKLDALWVPGDAVVLRTPREDFARLDLPRSTNTSPAVFGVARAALDLLGDTPDERRTADALRARLDEVRTRAYALADHPVPHGHVEERLALRTRAYDLLRAATAAAVVSGGGRATSLDSPAQRLAREGMFLLVQGQTAPVREAHLAALAGL